A region from the Oceanidesulfovibrio marinus genome encodes:
- the hypD gene encoding hydrogenase formation protein HypD yields MDFLQEFSDPELCRALVAQLVEECTEPFRFMEVCGTHTVAIFRSGLRSLLPDTIIHVSGPGCPVCVTHESEVELYLEMACRRDTVTATFGDLMKVPGAGGSCLKTAQAEGAHVEIVYSPFDALALARKYPDKKVVFLGIGFETTAPTIAATIKMAREQKIDNFLVLSFHKLVPPALRALLDDPEIGVDGFLLPGHVSTIIGLEPYRFLADDYGIPGAVAGFDPLDVLKGLLAIVRMKNEGKPAVTNEYRRAVSDQGNPTAVAIMEEVFEPADALWRGIGSIPGSGLVFREDWKDFDAAAVLGLEQKPAKPLPGCKCGDVLKGKIRPDECPLFKKRCTPATPVGPCMVSTEGSCAAYFKYHIES; encoded by the coding sequence GTGGATTTTCTCCAGGAATTTTCCGATCCTGAATTGTGCAGGGCGCTTGTCGCCCAACTCGTGGAGGAGTGCACCGAACCGTTCCGGTTCATGGAAGTTTGTGGCACGCATACCGTGGCCATCTTCCGTAGCGGTCTGCGCTCGCTTCTGCCGGACACCATCATCCACGTGTCCGGTCCCGGCTGCCCGGTCTGCGTCACCCACGAGTCCGAGGTGGAGCTCTACCTCGAAATGGCCTGCCGCCGCGACACCGTCACGGCCACCTTTGGCGACCTGATGAAGGTCCCCGGAGCCGGCGGCTCCTGCCTCAAGACGGCCCAGGCCGAAGGCGCCCACGTGGAGATCGTCTACTCCCCGTTCGACGCCCTGGCCCTGGCGCGCAAGTATCCGGACAAGAAGGTCGTGTTCCTCGGCATCGGCTTCGAGACCACGGCGCCCACCATCGCCGCCACGATCAAGATGGCCCGCGAACAGAAGATCGATAACTTCCTCGTCCTCAGCTTCCACAAGCTCGTGCCCCCGGCCCTCCGGGCTTTGCTCGATGATCCCGAGATCGGCGTGGACGGCTTCCTCCTGCCCGGTCATGTCTCCACCATCATCGGTCTGGAGCCGTACCGCTTCCTGGCCGATGACTACGGCATCCCCGGCGCCGTGGCCGGTTTCGATCCCCTGGACGTGCTCAAGGGGCTGCTGGCCATCGTGCGCATGAAGAACGAGGGCAAGCCGGCCGTGACCAACGAGTACCGCCGCGCCGTGTCCGACCAGGGCAACCCCACCGCCGTGGCGATCATGGAAGAGGTCTTCGAGCCGGCCGACGCCCTGTGGCGCGGCATTGGCTCCATCCCAGGCTCCGGCCTCGTGTTCCGCGAGGATTGGAAGGACTTCGACGCCGCGGCCGTTCTGGGCCTGGAGCAAAAGCCGGCCAAGCCCCTGCCGGGCTGCAAATGCGGCGACGTGCTCAAAGGCAAGATCCGCCCCGACGAATGCCCCCTGTTCAAGAAGCGCTGCACCCCGGCCACGCCGGTGGGCCCCTGCATGGTCTCTACCGAGGGGAGCTGCGCCGCCTACTTCAAATACCATATCGAGAGCTGA
- a CDS encoding DMT family transporter yields MPDQKRALAYGLATVLLWSTMATAFKLTLRHVHPAALVFWASVFSTIALGALLAVQGRLIEALAGLRTGWRTALPLGLVNPAIYYLVLFKAYDLLPAQVAQPVNYTWAITLSLLAAVFLGHRLTRLDVLATALAYAGVVIISLRGQGFSAETGISLLGLALALGSTLLWAGYWIANTKDTRSPVAGLFQNFLLSLPVLAAAVWAIEGAVAFTPPAAGLLGAAYIGTLEMGLSFALWLAALKHATHAGSVSTLIFLSPPISLVFIHYVLGETIHPNTYWGLGLILLGLGVQNWSRMR; encoded by the coding sequence ATGCCCGATCAAAAACGCGCCCTTGCCTACGGCCTTGCCACGGTCCTTCTCTGGTCCACCATGGCCACGGCGTTCAAGCTCACCCTGCGCCACGTGCACCCTGCCGCTCTGGTGTTCTGGGCCAGCGTGTTCTCCACCATCGCGCTGGGCGCGCTGCTTGCCGTGCAAGGACGACTCATCGAAGCCCTGGCCGGGCTGCGCACCGGGTGGCGCACGGCCCTGCCCCTGGGTCTGGTGAACCCGGCGATCTACTATCTGGTGCTGTTCAAGGCGTACGACCTGCTGCCGGCGCAGGTGGCGCAGCCGGTCAACTACACCTGGGCCATCACCCTGTCTCTGCTCGCCGCGGTCTTCCTGGGCCACCGGCTCACCCGGCTGGACGTGCTGGCCACGGCGCTGGCGTACGCCGGAGTGGTCATCATCTCCTTGCGCGGCCAGGGGTTTTCCGCCGAGACCGGCATCTCCCTGCTCGGCCTGGCGCTGGCCCTGGGCTCCACCCTGCTCTGGGCCGGCTACTGGATCGCCAACACCAAGGACACGCGATCGCCCGTGGCCGGGCTGTTCCAGAACTTCCTGCTCAGCCTGCCTGTCCTGGCTGCGGCCGTGTGGGCTATCGAGGGCGCCGTGGCATTCACGCCGCCTGCGGCCGGCCTGCTGGGCGCAGCCTATATCGGCACGCTGGAGATGGGCCTGAGCTTCGCCCTGTGGCTGGCCGCGCTGAAGCACGCGACACACGCCGGCTCCGTGTCCACGCTGATTTTCCTCTCGCCGCCCATCTCGCTCGTGTTCATCCACTATGTTCTCGGCGAGACGATCCACCCGAACACGTACTGGGGGCTCGGCCTTATCCTGCTTGGTCTTGGCGTGCAGAACTGGAGCCGAATGCGGTAA